A window of the Phycicoccus sp. M110.8 genome harbors these coding sequences:
- a CDS encoding Mur ligase family protein, translated as MLRTTAAVVAGKAARAASRLRGGGSALPGLVAERVDPGFLTQALRDVRGGIVVVSGTNGKTTTTKMLVAVLRAHGRTVFTNPTGSNFTRGVISSMLGELPLSGRLAADMAVLELDEAHALRFADAVKPTHALLLNVARDQLDRFAEIDHTAQLLASLAEQTTTGVVLNIDDSFIARIRDRVAPGVTVTWFGVDGSIADRLPELQEQDVRFEDDFTPPVAGPDDGLLKPADDRTFSILFGENGSASVGPLELQQRGLAAMINATAATTAARALLGDAFDPAVAADALRAVTPPFGRGEVVMVDGQPLELVLVKNPAGFTVALGTYGSTPVATMVAINDNYADGRDVSWLYDVSFESLRERGVALTSGVRAYDMALRLQYDDVPVDAVEADLDRALDAFLAGHPDEPKRIFCTYTAMMALRRTLAARYDLPDIGEEAS; from the coding sequence GTGCTGAGGACGACGGCGGCAGTGGTCGCGGGCAAGGCGGCGCGGGCTGCGTCGAGGCTGCGTGGCGGCGGGTCGGCGCTTCCGGGCCTGGTGGCGGAACGGGTCGACCCCGGGTTCCTCACCCAGGCGCTGCGTGACGTCCGCGGCGGGATCGTGGTGGTCAGCGGCACCAACGGCAAGACGACGACGACGAAGATGCTCGTGGCGGTGCTGCGCGCACACGGACGCACGGTCTTCACCAACCCGACGGGCTCGAACTTCACCAGGGGTGTCATCTCCTCGATGCTCGGCGAGCTGCCCCTGAGCGGCCGCCTGGCCGCCGACATGGCGGTGCTCGAGCTCGACGAGGCGCACGCCCTGCGGTTCGCGGACGCGGTCAAGCCCACCCACGCCCTGCTGCTCAACGTCGCCCGCGACCAGCTCGACCGGTTCGCCGAGATCGACCACACGGCACAGCTCCTCGCCTCGCTGGCCGAGCAGACGACGACCGGCGTGGTGCTCAACATCGACGACTCGTTCATCGCTCGGATCCGCGACCGGGTGGCCCCGGGGGTCACCGTGACGTGGTTCGGGGTGGACGGCTCCATCGCCGACCGCCTGCCCGAGCTCCAGGAGCAGGACGTCCGGTTCGAGGACGACTTCACGCCGCCGGTCGCCGGTCCCGACGACGGCCTGCTCAAGCCGGCCGACGACCGGACGTTCTCGATCCTGTTCGGGGAGAACGGCTCTGCCTCCGTCGGGCCCCTCGAGCTCCAGCAGCGCGGCCTCGCGGCGATGATCAACGCGACGGCCGCGACGACGGCCGCGCGGGCGCTCCTCGGCGACGCCTTCGACCCGGCAGTGGCCGCCGATGCCCTGCGCGCGGTGACGCCGCCGTTCGGCCGCGGCGAGGTCGTGATGGTCGACGGACAGCCGCTGGAGCTCGTGCTGGTCAAGAACCCCGCAGGCTTCACCGTCGCGCTCGGCACCTACGGCTCGACCCCGGTCGCGACGATGGTCGCGATCAACGACAACTACGCCGACGGCCGCGACGTGTCCTGGCTCTACGACGTGAGCTTCGAGAGCCTGCGCGAGCGCGGGGTCGCCCTCACCTCGGGCGTCCGCGCCTACGACATGGCGCTGCGCCTGCAGTACGACGACGTGCCCGTGGATGCCGTCGAGGCCGACCTCGACCGGGCCCTCGACGCCTTCCTCGCCGGCCACCCGGACGAGCCGAAGCGGATCTTCTGCACCTACACGGCGATGATGGCCCTGCGGCGGACGCTCGCCGCCCGGTACGACCTGCCCGACATCGGCGAGGAGGCCTCATGA
- a CDS encoding AGE family epimerase/isomerase, with product MPPEPTTAPSTPDAGWLAAERARLWDFARGSVHPAGGFAWLDDDGRPELDRPVEAWITCRMTHVAALEVLAGNADAEPVLDHGVRALREVLRDAEHGGWFSAVDTATGEPVSTGKACYDHAFVLLASSSATAAGHPDGAGLLAEARAVFADHFWDDEAGMAVEAWDRGWTTLEDYRGVNANMHTVEALLAVHEVTGDPQPLRQAARVVERVVHGFARDNDWRLPEHFTPDWTALPDYNRDSPADPFRPYGVTIGHLLEWSRLTLHLRTALGDDAPDWLLEDAAGLFDRAVADGWHADDCDGFVYTTDFDGTPVVRQRLHWVVAEGIGAAWVLARETGEHDYADWYAAWWAHAQACFIDRERGSWRHELDERNQPAATVWKGKPDVYHAYQAALLPSLRPAASFAGALRGTDAPA from the coding sequence ATGCCGCCCGAGCCCACCACCGCGCCCTCCACCCCCGACGCAGGCTGGCTGGCCGCGGAACGCGCACGGCTCTGGGACTTCGCCCGCGGCTCCGTGCACCCCGCCGGCGGGTTCGCGTGGCTGGACGACGACGGACGCCCCGAGCTCGACCGCCCGGTCGAGGCCTGGATCACCTGCCGGATGACGCACGTGGCGGCCCTCGAGGTGCTCGCCGGGAACGCCGACGCCGAGCCCGTCCTCGACCACGGCGTCCGCGCGCTGCGTGAGGTGCTGCGCGACGCCGAGCACGGCGGCTGGTTCTCCGCGGTCGACACCGCCACCGGTGAGCCGGTCTCGACGGGCAAGGCCTGCTACGACCACGCCTTCGTCCTGCTCGCGTCCTCCAGCGCCACGGCGGCCGGCCACCCCGACGGGGCCGGTCTGCTCGCCGAGGCGAGGGCCGTCTTCGCCGACCACTTCTGGGACGACGAGGCGGGCATGGCCGTCGAGGCGTGGGACCGCGGCTGGACGACGCTGGAGGACTACCGCGGCGTCAACGCCAACATGCACACCGTCGAGGCGCTGCTCGCCGTCCACGAGGTCACCGGCGACCCGCAGCCGCTGCGGCAGGCGGCCCGCGTCGTCGAGCGCGTGGTGCACGGGTTCGCGCGCGACAACGACTGGCGGCTGCCCGAGCACTTCACCCCGGACTGGACCGCCCTGCCCGACTACAACCGCGACTCGCCGGCCGACCCGTTCCGCCCCTACGGCGTGACCATCGGGCACCTCCTGGAGTGGTCGCGCCTCACCCTGCACCTGCGCACCGCGCTCGGGGACGACGCCCCGGACTGGCTGCTCGAGGACGCCGCAGGGCTGTTCGACCGGGCCGTGGCCGACGGCTGGCACGCCGACGACTGCGACGGGTTCGTCTACACGACCGACTTCGACGGGACGCCCGTCGTGCGCCAGCGGCTGCACTGGGTGGTCGCCGAGGGCATCGGCGCGGCCTGGGTCCTGGCCCGCGAGACCGGCGAGCACGACTACGCCGACTGGTATGCCGCGTGGTGGGCGCACGCGCAGGCGTGCTTCATCGACCGCGAGCGCGGATCGTGGCGGCACGAGCTCGACGAGCGCAACCAGCCCGCGGCCACGGTGTGGAAGGGCAAGCCCGACGTCTACCACGCCTACCAGGCGGCGCTGCTGCCCTCGCTGCGCCCGGCTGCCTCATTCGCGGGCGCCCTTCGGGGCACTGACGCCCCCGCCTGA
- a CDS encoding lysophospholipid acyltransferase family protein → MGRPVSLATLEDSASRWVMRHVLIGPPLSLATRLTVEGRRNVPRSGALIVASNHLSFIDSIVIPLASGRQVHFLGKAEYFQGRGLRGGLVRWFHATAGTIPVDRSDPRAAMRSLELGEEVLRQGEAFGVYPEGTRSPDGRLHKGRTGVARMALATGATLLPCAVIGTDKVQPAGSNGFHPAKVTVRFGPPVDVAGLSRQYSKGALLRAVTDATMDAIAELSGQERSDQYASDVKAALAAGS, encoded by the coding sequence GTGGGTCGGCCCGTCTCGCTGGCGACGCTGGAGGACTCCGCCAGCCGCTGGGTGATGCGGCACGTCCTCATCGGGCCGCCGCTGTCGCTGGCCACCCGGCTCACCGTCGAGGGCAGGCGGAACGTGCCGCGGTCGGGCGCGCTCATCGTCGCCTCGAACCACCTGTCGTTCATCGACTCCATCGTCATCCCGCTCGCGTCCGGGCGGCAGGTGCACTTCCTCGGCAAGGCCGAGTACTTCCAGGGCCGCGGCCTGCGCGGTGGCCTGGTCCGCTGGTTCCACGCGACGGCCGGCACCATCCCCGTCGACCGGTCCGACCCGCGGGCGGCGATGAGGTCGCTGGAGCTCGGCGAGGAGGTGCTGCGCCAGGGCGAGGCGTTCGGCGTCTACCCCGAGGGCACGCGCTCGCCCGACGGGCGGCTGCACAAGGGCCGCACCGGCGTGGCCCGCATGGCGCTCGCGACCGGGGCGACCCTGCTGCCGTGCGCCGTGATCGGCACCGACAAGGTGCAGCCGGCCGGGTCCAACGGCTTCCACCCGGCCAAGGTCACCGTGCGGTTCGGGCCGCCGGTCGACGTGGCGGGGCTGTCGCGGCAGTACTCCAAGGGCGCGCTGCTCCGGGCGGTCACCGACGCGACCATGGACGCCATCGCCGAGCTGTCGGGCCAGGAGCGATCCGACCAGTACGCCTCCGACGTCAAGGCCGCCCTGGCTGCGGGGAGCTGA
- the guaA gene encoding glutamine-hydrolyzing GMP synthase → MPATPLQSRPVLVVDFGAQYAQLIARRVREADIYSEVVPHTASVEELLAKDPAAIILSGGPSSVYAEGAPGLDRAVLEAGVPVFGMCYGFQAMVQALGGTVAHTGLGEYGATPAQVSDPSSTLFNGQPTDQSVWMSHGDSVTQAPDGMRVTASTAGAPVAAFEDDERRLYGVQWHPEVMHSTFGQRVLENFLYKGAGLAGDWTAANVVDELVGAIREKVGESRVLCALSGGVDSSVAAALVQKAVGDQLTCVFVDHGLLRSGEAEQVEKDFVAATGVDLVVVDAKERFLSALAGVSDPEEKRKIIGREFIRVFEQAARDVVGSRGDDEHPVEFLVQGTLYPDVVESGGGTGAANIKSHHNVGGLPDDLQFKLVEPLRSLFKDEVRQVGLELGVPEAIVWRQPFPGPGLGIRIVGEVTAERLEVLRAADAIARHELSAAGLDRDIWQCPVVLLADVRSVGVQGDGRTYGHPVVLRPVSSEDAMTADWTRVPYDVLAKISTRITNEVREVNRVVLDVTSKPPGTIEWE, encoded by the coding sequence GTGCCGGCGACGCCGCTGCAGTCCCGGCCGGTGCTGGTCGTGGACTTCGGCGCGCAGTACGCCCAGCTCATCGCGCGGCGGGTCCGCGAGGCGGACATCTACAGCGAGGTCGTGCCGCACACCGCCTCCGTCGAGGAGCTGCTCGCCAAGGACCCGGCGGCGATCATCCTCTCCGGTGGCCCGTCGTCGGTGTATGCCGAGGGCGCGCCCGGCCTCGACCGTGCGGTCCTCGAGGCGGGGGTCCCGGTCTTCGGCATGTGCTACGGCTTCCAGGCCATGGTGCAGGCGCTGGGCGGCACGGTCGCGCACACCGGGCTCGGCGAGTACGGCGCGACGCCCGCGCAGGTGTCCGACCCGTCCTCGACGCTCTTCAACGGCCAGCCGACCGACCAGTCGGTGTGGATGAGCCACGGCGACTCCGTCACGCAGGCGCCGGACGGCATGCGCGTCACCGCGTCCACCGCGGGCGCGCCCGTCGCCGCGTTCGAGGACGACGAGCGCCGGCTCTACGGCGTGCAGTGGCACCCCGAGGTCATGCACTCGACGTTCGGCCAGCGGGTGCTGGAGAACTTCCTCTACAAGGGGGCGGGTCTCGCCGGCGACTGGACCGCCGCGAACGTCGTCGACGAGCTCGTCGGGGCCATCCGCGAGAAGGTCGGCGAGTCCCGGGTGCTGTGCGCGCTCTCCGGCGGGGTCGACTCCTCGGTGGCGGCGGCCCTGGTGCAGAAGGCCGTGGGTGACCAGCTCACCTGCGTCTTCGTCGACCACGGCCTGCTGCGTTCCGGTGAGGCCGAGCAGGTCGAGAAGGACTTCGTTGCCGCGACCGGGGTCGACCTGGTCGTCGTCGACGCCAAGGAGCGCTTCCTGAGCGCGCTCGCCGGGGTGTCCGACCCCGAGGAGAAGCGCAAGATCATCGGCCGCGAGTTCATCCGCGTCTTCGAGCAGGCCGCTCGCGACGTCGTCGGCAGCCGCGGTGACGACGAGCACCCCGTCGAGTTCCTGGTCCAGGGCACGCTCTACCCCGACGTCGTGGAGTCCGGCGGCGGCACCGGTGCGGCAAACATCAAGAGCCACCACAACGTGGGCGGACTGCCCGACGACCTGCAGTTCAAGCTCGTCGAGCCGCTGCGCTCGCTGTTCAAGGACGAGGTGCGCCAGGTCGGGCTCGAGCTGGGCGTCCCCGAGGCGATCGTCTGGCGCCAGCCGTTCCCCGGCCCCGGCCTCGGCATCCGCATCGTCGGCGAGGTGACGGCCGAGCGCCTGGAGGTCCTGCGCGCCGCGGACGCCATCGCCCGGCACGAGCTGTCGGCCGCCGGCCTCGACCGCGACATCTGGCAGTGCCCGGTGGTGCTGCTGGCCGACGTCCGGTCGGTCGGGGTCCAGGGCGACGGCCGCACCTACGGCCACCCCGTCGTGCTGCGCCCGGTGTCGTCCGAGGACGCCATGACCGCGGACTGGACGCGCGTGCCGTACGACGTGCTCGCCAAGATCTCCACCCGTATCACCAACGAGGTGCGCGAGGTCAACCGCGTTGTCCTCGACGTGACGAGCAAGCCGCCGGGCACCATCGAGTGGGAGTGA
- a CDS encoding DUF3817 domain-containing protein produces the protein MTTTEIRDVQGARRALGWFKVMAILAGLAMFVLIAEMVLKYGFDNAALSWWSPVHGLIFMVFVFTVANLGFKVGWSFGRMAAIVVGACVPLVAFWIERRVATEVEPRLAGSLSP, from the coding sequence GTGACGACGACTGAGATCCGGGATGTGCAGGGCGCGCGCCGCGCGCTCGGCTGGTTCAAGGTGATGGCGATCCTCGCGGGCCTCGCGATGTTCGTGCTGATCGCCGAGATGGTCCTCAAGTACGGCTTCGACAACGCGGCGCTGTCGTGGTGGAGCCCGGTGCACGGCCTGATCTTCATGGTCTTCGTGTTCACCGTGGCGAACCTCGGCTTCAAGGTCGGCTGGTCGTTCGGGCGGATGGCGGCGATCGTCGTGGGCGCGTGCGTCCCGCTCGTGGCGTTCTGGATCGAGCGACGGGTGGCGACGGAGGTCGAGCCGCGGCTGGCCGGTAGCCTTTCCCCGTGA
- a CDS encoding SURF1 family protein, whose translation MLRTALKPRWLGLFAVVLVVVAGCIQLGLWQLHVAQDKGLADALRKAHEARPALLDTVIRPHQPFPNPQSGRSVTAIGTYAADGQFLVGPRRLQGRTGYWVVTPLDVTESNARIAVVRGFVTDTTRPVEPPTGTVSVDGSLAPGESPSDPPPGLPAWPQQARGSVDLAVLVNEWPGELYNAFVFAQTERTATGSGIPTPAGVQRVPPPEVEGGLKWRNAAYAVQWWVFAAFAVFMWSRMVREDARRDDD comes from the coding sequence GTGCTGCGAACCGCCCTGAAGCCGCGCTGGCTCGGCCTGTTCGCGGTCGTCCTCGTCGTGGTGGCCGGCTGCATCCAGCTGGGCCTGTGGCAGCTCCACGTCGCCCAGGACAAGGGCCTCGCGGACGCCCTGCGCAAGGCGCACGAGGCGCGCCCGGCCCTGCTCGACACCGTCATCCGGCCGCACCAGCCGTTCCCGAACCCCCAGTCCGGGCGCAGCGTCACGGCGATCGGGACGTATGCCGCGGACGGCCAGTTCCTCGTCGGCCCGCGTCGCCTCCAGGGCCGCACCGGCTACTGGGTGGTCACGCCGCTCGACGTGACCGAGAGCAACGCGCGGATCGCCGTCGTGCGCGGGTTCGTGACCGACACGACGCGACCGGTCGAGCCGCCGACCGGGACGGTGTCGGTGGACGGCTCGCTCGCCCCGGGGGAGTCGCCCTCCGACCCGCCGCCCGGCCTGCCGGCGTGGCCGCAGCAGGCCCGCGGCTCGGTCGACCTGGCGGTGCTCGTCAACGAGTGGCCGGGGGAGCTCTACAACGCGTTCGTCTTCGCCCAGACGGAGCGGACGGCGACAGGCTCCGGCATCCCCACCCCTGCCGGGGTGCAGCGGGTGCCCCCGCCCGAGGTGGAGGGCGGCCTCAAGTGGCGCAACGCGGCATACGCCGTGCAGTGGTGGGTCTTCGCGGCGTTCGCCGTGTTCATGTGGTCCAGGATGGTGCGAGAGGATGCCCGACGTGACGACGACTGA
- a CDS encoding ABC transporter ATP-binding protein, translating into MREIPFPDPGRPDTRSTVRFLVWVAARQWPTQLVGMASGAVWMLAIALIPAAVGKGVDEGIVPGDAAGLVRWALALLGLGAVAASMAAARHWFAVQNWLYASYRGAQLTALGVERAGPALTRTLPSGEVVAVFANDVMRLGGLYDVMGRFTGAVVSYVVVGAILLAASPPLGWLVLLGGPVMLGSLTLIVRPLQRRQARQREEAGRLTTLGADTVAGLRVLRGIGGEQTFLRRYEAQSARVRATGFRVAGLQAALDSAQVLLPGVFVVLVTWLGARQAVEGRITPGQLVAFYGYTAFLTMPLQTAVEVIDRGIRAHIAAGRMLRVMAIEPDHVPGQDARAELPDPGADLVDPLSGTVVRGGVLTAIVSARPEESAAVAERLGRHGPGPHQTTWGGVRLDDLPIEQVRRSVVVSEPDPRLFTGVLREELLAARSPSLSRSAVASASGVAVAAPAPAPAPAGTATATATDAEVRRALETASALDVLDAVPDGLDGLVEERGRSYSGGQRQRLALARALLTDADVLVLVEPTSAVDAHTEARVAERLAEHRRGRTTVVTSVSPLLLGQADEVVLLEDGLVTARGTHRELLADPEHPAYRHIVIREEEPA; encoded by the coding sequence ATGCGCGAGATCCCCTTCCCGGACCCGGGCCGGCCCGACACCCGGAGCACGGTCCGGTTCCTCGTGTGGGTCGCGGCGCGGCAGTGGCCCACCCAGCTCGTCGGCATGGCCAGCGGCGCGGTGTGGATGCTCGCCATCGCCCTCATCCCCGCCGCGGTGGGCAAGGGCGTCGACGAGGGCATCGTCCCCGGCGACGCGGCGGGGCTGGTCCGCTGGGCGCTGGCGCTGCTCGGGCTGGGCGCGGTCGCCGCGTCGATGGCCGCGGCGCGGCACTGGTTCGCGGTCCAGAACTGGCTCTACGCGTCCTACCGTGGTGCCCAGCTCACCGCCCTCGGGGTCGAGCGCGCGGGGCCCGCGCTGACCCGCACGTTGCCCTCGGGCGAGGTCGTCGCCGTGTTCGCCAACGACGTCATGCGGCTCGGAGGGCTGTACGACGTCATGGGACGGTTCACCGGGGCCGTCGTCAGCTACGTCGTCGTCGGGGCGATCCTGCTCGCCGCCTCGCCCCCGCTCGGCTGGCTGGTGCTGCTCGGCGGCCCGGTCATGCTGGGGAGCCTCACCCTCATCGTGCGCCCGCTGCAGCGGCGCCAGGCGCGCCAGCGCGAGGAGGCCGGACGGCTCACCACCCTCGGCGCGGACACCGTGGCGGGGCTGCGCGTCCTGCGCGGGATCGGCGGGGAGCAGACGTTCCTGCGGCGGTACGAGGCGCAGTCGGCCAGGGTGCGCGCCACGGGATTCCGCGTGGCCGGCCTCCAGGCGGCCCTCGACTCCGCGCAGGTGCTGCTGCCGGGCGTGTTCGTCGTGCTCGTCACCTGGCTCGGGGCCCGCCAGGCGGTGGAGGGACGGATCACGCCGGGACAGCTCGTGGCGTTCTACGGGTACACCGCGTTCCTCACCATGCCGCTGCAGACGGCCGTAGAGGTGATCGACCGCGGCATCCGGGCGCACATCGCGGCGGGCCGGATGCTGAGGGTCATGGCGATCGAGCCGGACCACGTGCCGGGGCAGGATGCCCGGGCCGAGCTGCCCGACCCCGGCGCCGACCTCGTCGACCCGCTGTCGGGCACCGTGGTCCGCGGCGGCGTGCTCACCGCGATCGTCTCGGCGCGGCCGGAGGAGTCGGCCGCGGTGGCCGAGCGACTCGGCCGCCACGGCCCCGGGCCGCACCAGACGACGTGGGGCGGCGTCCGCCTCGACGACCTGCCGATCGAGCAGGTCCGGCGGTCGGTCGTGGTGAGCGAGCCGGACCCGCGCCTGTTCACCGGCGTCCTGCGCGAGGAGCTGCTGGCCGCCCGGTCGCCGTCGCTGTCGCGGTCGGCTGTGGCGTCCGCGTCGGGTGTGGCGGTGGCGGCTCCGGCACCCGCGCCTGCTCCGGCCGGGACGGCGACGGCGACGGCGACGGACGCGGAGGTGCGCCGGGCCCTGGAGACCGCCAGCGCGCTCGACGTGCTGGACGCGGTCCCCGACGGGCTCGACGGGCTCGTCGAGGAGCGCGGGCGGTCGTACTCCGGAGGTCAGCGGCAGCGGCTCGCGCTCGCACGGGCGCTGTTGACCGACGCCGACGTCCTCGTCCTCGTCGAGCCGACGAGCGCGGTCGACGCCCACACCGAGGCCCGCGTCGCCGAGCGACTGGCTGAGCACCGGCGGGGCCGCACCACCGTCGTCACCTCGGTCAGCCCGCTGCTGCTCGGTCAGGCCGACGAGGTGGTCCTGCTCGAGGACGGCCTCGTCACCGCCCGTGGCACCCACCGCGAGCTGCTCGCGGACCCCGAGCACCCGGCATACCGGCACATCGTCATCAGGGAGGAGGAGCCGGCATGA
- a CDS encoding ABC transporter ATP-binding protein has translation MMTDHARRTLPVADTAAVWRHTRALASEHRGLVAQVLVLHALAALAALAAPWLVGRLVDLVSGNGHTGDVDRIGVLLAVAVVVQTGLTWAARRAAFLLGETVFAQLREQFVARAVNLPLSTVERAGTGDLVARTTNDVEALSHVVRFGVPSLFVASMTVVMTVVAALLTSPLATLPILLGVPFYWFSTRRYLRKAGDGYLWERATYAALNGVVAETVDGARTIDALSLAWVRRSRFHDALRECYRAERYTLGLRLRWFPAVVFGYYVPTAGAIVWGGWLAINGHITAGVATAVTLYIQQMVGPLDELLGWLDEIQVGATSLARVIGVGEVPPDREATGARPDGSRIEVDDVRYAYRAGHDVLHGVSLDLRPGERLAIVGPSGAGKSTLGRLMAGIDGPREGRIDVGGVPLVDLDLGDLRGEVALVTQEHHVFVGSLADNLLLARPGAGTEELEEALRAVDAHEWALGLPEGLETVVGSGGHALTEAQSQQVALARLVLADPHTLVLDEATSLLDPRAARHLERSLAAVVEGRTVVAIAHRLHTAHDADRVAVVEDGLVSEIGTHHELVAADGPYAALWASWRDEPSPASRER, from the coding sequence ATGATGACCGACCACGCCCGGCGCACCCTGCCGGTGGCCGACACCGCCGCCGTCTGGCGGCACACGCGTGCGCTCGCGTCCGAGCACCGGGGGCTCGTCGCCCAGGTGCTGGTCCTCCACGCCCTTGCCGCGCTCGCCGCCCTGGCCGCACCGTGGCTGGTGGGGCGGCTCGTCGACCTCGTCAGCGGGAACGGCCACACCGGCGACGTCGACCGGATCGGGGTGCTGCTGGCAGTGGCGGTCGTCGTGCAGACGGGGCTGACCTGGGCCGCCCGGCGCGCGGCGTTCCTGCTCGGCGAGACGGTGTTCGCCCAGCTGCGCGAGCAGTTCGTGGCGCGGGCGGTCAACCTGCCGCTGTCGACGGTCGAGCGGGCGGGCACGGGCGACCTGGTGGCGCGCACGACCAACGACGTCGAGGCCCTCTCCCACGTCGTGCGGTTCGGGGTGCCGTCGCTGTTCGTCGCGTCGATGACGGTCGTGATGACGGTCGTGGCGGCCCTGCTCACCTCACCGCTGGCGACCCTGCCGATCCTGCTCGGGGTGCCGTTCTACTGGTTCTCGACGCGCCGCTACCTCCGCAAGGCCGGCGACGGCTACCTGTGGGAGCGCGCGACGTATGCCGCGCTCAACGGTGTCGTCGCCGAGACCGTCGACGGCGCGCGCACCATCGACGCCCTCTCGCTGGCCTGGGTGCGCCGCAGCCGGTTCCACGACGCGCTGCGCGAGTGCTACCGCGCGGAGCGGTACACCCTGGGGCTGCGGCTGCGGTGGTTCCCGGCCGTGGTGTTCGGCTACTACGTGCCGACGGCGGGCGCGATCGTGTGGGGCGGCTGGCTGGCGATCAACGGGCACATCACGGCGGGCGTGGCGACCGCGGTGACGCTGTACATCCAGCAGATGGTCGGCCCGCTCGACGAGCTGCTGGGCTGGCTCGACGAGATCCAGGTGGGGGCGACGTCGCTGGCGCGGGTCATCGGCGTCGGCGAGGTGCCGCCGGACCGGGAGGCCACCGGGGCACGCCCCGACGGGTCCCGGATCGAGGTCGACGACGTCCGCTACGCCTACCGCGCCGGGCACGACGTGCTGCACGGCGTCTCGCTCGACCTGCGGCCCGGAGAGCGGCTCGCGATCGTCGGGCCCTCGGGCGCGGGCAAGTCGACGCTCGGTCGGCTCATGGCCGGCATCGACGGCCCACGCGAGGGCAGGATCGACGTCGGCGGGGTACCGCTCGTGGACCTCGACCTCGGCGACCTGCGCGGCGAGGTGGCGCTCGTGACCCAGGAGCACCACGTCTTCGTGGGGTCCCTCGCCGACAACCTGCTGCTCGCCCGTCCGGGTGCCGGCACCGAGGAGCTCGAGGAGGCGCTGCGCGCCGTCGACGCCCACGAGTGGGCGCTCGGGCTGCCCGAGGGGCTGGAGACGGTCGTCGGCAGCGGGGGCCACGCGCTGACCGAGGCGCAGTCGCAGCAGGTGGCGCTCGCCCGGCTGGTGCTCGCGGACCCGCACACCCTGGTGCTCGACGAGGCGACCTCGCTGCTCGACCCGCGAGCGGCCCGGCACCTCGAGCGCTCCCTGGCAGCCGTCGTCGAGGGCCGCACGGTCGTCGCGATCGCGCATCGGCTGCACACGGCCCACGACGCCGACCGGGTCGCGGTGGTGGAGGACGGGCTGGTGAGCGAGATCGGCACGCACCACGAGCTGGTGGCCGCCGACGGCCCGTATGCCGCCCTGTGGGCCTCCTGGCGCGACGAGCCCTCGCCGGCGTCCCGGGAGCGGTAG